The following proteins come from a genomic window of Denitromonas sp.:
- a CDS encoding NADH-ubiquinone oxidoreductase-F iron-sulfur binding region domain-containing protein — MTRLAWADTMDDTLQRFGRRPEYLLQMLIHLQSAENWLPPPALTALAKALGVPRARVEGVAGFYSFLHTRPVGRYRLLFSDNIIDRMAGSQAMMARLCRNLWLSPGQVSEDGLASVDLTSCTGLGDQGPALLVNGQAIGRLDDARIDLLCELIRQRVPLADWPAELFLIDDNIHRRDALLASKARPGEALQAALAMGRDGWMAQMTASRLRGRGGAGFTTAVKWLACRDAPGRQKVVVCNADEGEPGTFKDRVLLTSHADLVFEGMTLAAWAVGAQRGFVYLRGEYRCLLPALEAALARRRAEGWLGRSIGGVAGFDFDIEIHLGAGAYVCGEETALLESLEGKRGTPRIRPPFPVTHGYLGRPTVVNNVETLAKCCLIALHGGAAFAATGTAQSSGTKLLSVSGDCARPGVYEFPFGVSIGQVLEACGAQDTIAVQVGGAAGITLAPYEFGRRVAFEDVPTAGAFMVFDSSRDMFDVAHNFVRFFAHESCGFCTPCRVGTAMLADTLDKLAEGKGSPADLIEIEDLDRVLKQASHCGLGSAAPNPVLDGLQKFRPAYERHLMHADFSPAFDLDGALRRARQMTGRDDAGAHLPQQAEPSR; from the coding sequence ATGACCCGGCTCGCTTGGGCAGACACCATGGACGATACGCTGCAACGCTTCGGTCGCCGGCCGGAGTACCTGCTGCAGATGCTGATCCATCTGCAGTCGGCCGAAAACTGGCTGCCACCGCCCGCCCTGACGGCGCTGGCCAAGGCACTGGGCGTGCCGCGGGCACGGGTCGAAGGCGTCGCCGGTTTCTACAGTTTTCTGCACACCCGTCCGGTCGGGCGGTATCGGCTACTGTTCTCCGACAACATCATCGACCGCATGGCCGGCAGCCAGGCGATGATGGCGCGCTTGTGCCGCAACCTGTGGTTGTCGCCGGGGCAAGTTTCCGAAGACGGGCTGGCCAGTGTCGACCTCACCTCCTGCACCGGGCTGGGCGACCAGGGGCCGGCGCTGCTGGTCAACGGGCAGGCCATCGGACGGCTCGACGATGCGCGGATCGACCTGCTCTGCGAGTTGATCCGCCAGCGGGTTCCGTTGGCCGACTGGCCGGCTGAACTCTTCCTGATCGACGACAACATCCACCGGCGCGACGCGCTGCTGGCCAGCAAGGCCCGGCCGGGTGAGGCGCTGCAGGCGGCGCTGGCAATGGGCCGGGATGGCTGGATGGCGCAGATGACGGCCTCACGCCTGCGCGGCCGGGGCGGGGCGGGGTTCACCACCGCGGTCAAGTGGCTCGCCTGCCGCGATGCGCCCGGGCGCCAGAAGGTGGTTGTCTGCAATGCGGACGAGGGCGAGCCCGGCACCTTCAAGGACCGTGTGCTGCTCACATCCCACGCCGACCTCGTGTTCGAGGGCATGACCCTGGCGGCCTGGGCGGTGGGGGCGCAACGGGGCTTTGTCTATTTGCGCGGCGAGTACCGCTGCCTGCTGCCGGCGCTGGAGGCCGCTCTGGCGCGGCGGCGGGCCGAGGGCTGGCTGGGGCGGTCGATCGGTGGCGTGGCCGGCTTCGATTTCGATATCGAGATTCATCTGGGCGCCGGTGCCTATGTCTGTGGCGAGGAAACCGCCTTGCTCGAATCGCTCGAAGGCAAGCGGGGCACCCCGCGCATCCGGCCGCCGTTTCCGGTCACCCACGGCTATCTTGGCCGCCCGACGGTGGTCAATAACGTCGAGACGCTGGCCAAGTGCTGCCTGATCGCCCTGCACGGCGGCGCAGCGTTTGCCGCGACCGGCACGGCGCAATCGTCCGGCACCAAGCTGCTGTCGGTCTCTGGCGACTGTGCGCGCCCGGGCGTGTACGAATTTCCGTTCGGCGTCTCCATTGGTCAGGTGCTCGAGGCCTGCGGCGCGCAGGACACCATCGCGGTGCAGGTGGGCGGGGCGGCCGGCATTACGCTGGCACCGTATGAGTTCGGCCGGCGTGTGGCCTTCGAGGATGTGCCGACCGCGGGCGCCTTCATGGTGTTCGACAGCTCGCGCGACATGTTCGATGTGGCCCACAATTTCGTGCGCTTCTTCGCCCACGAGTCCTGCGGCTTCTGCACGCCGTGCCGGGTGGGCACGGCCATGCTCGCCGACACCCTCGACAAGCTCGCCGAGGGCAAGGGCAGTCCGGCCGACCTGATCGAGATCGAGGATCTGGACCGGGTGCTCAAGCAGGCCAGCCACTGCGGCCTGGGCAGCGCGGCGCCCAATCCGGTGCTCGACGGCCTGCAGAAATTCCGCCCCGCCTACGAGCGGCATCTGATGCATGCCGACTTTTCGCCGGCCTTCGATCTCGACGGCGCCCTGCGCCGCGCGCGGCAGATGACCGGCCGCGATGACGCCGGCGCCCATCTGCCCCAGCAAGCGGAGCCTTCCCGATGA